The proteins below come from a single uncultured Carboxylicivirga sp. genomic window:
- a CDS encoding family 43 glycosylhydrolase: MATYSNKPLVEQRADPFAYRHTDGYYYFTGSVPTYDRIELRRSKTLEGLQSAETFDVWFKHDSGPMSRHIWAPEIHYLDGKWYVYFAASEEDDIWALRPYVLECKGQDPLKDEWVELGMMQAADGDEKSFIDFSLDATIFENNGKRYFCWAEKTGGQFAASNLYLAEMESPIKLKTVQFMLTTPDYDWERIDFWVNEGPAVIKNNGKIFITFSASATGACYCMGVMEADENADLLDRNSWKKSRYPVLETDYDKEIYGPGHNSFTVAEDGVTPLCIYHARDYEKAVGDPTVVPKTDTRPLEEIVADPLYDPNRHARVLEVKFDTDGRPVFEFN; encoded by the coding sequence ATGGCAACATATAGCAACAAACCATTGGTAGAGCAAAGGGCTGATCCTTTTGCATACAGGCACACCGATGGATATTACTACTTCACAGGCTCGGTACCTACTTATGATCGAATCGAATTGAGAAGATCAAAAACATTGGAAGGATTGCAAAGCGCCGAAACCTTTGATGTTTGGTTCAAACACGATTCGGGTCCGATGAGTCGTCATATTTGGGCACCTGAGATTCATTATCTCGATGGCAAATGGTACGTATATTTTGCAGCCAGCGAAGAAGACGACATTTGGGCTTTACGTCCGTATGTACTGGAATGTAAAGGTCAGGACCCACTAAAAGATGAGTGGGTTGAGTTGGGTATGATGCAAGCTGCCGATGGTGATGAAAAATCATTTATCGACTTTTCGTTAGATGCGACCATCTTCGAAAATAACGGTAAGCGTTATTTCTGCTGGGCCGAAAAAACAGGAGGACAATTTGCAGCATCTAACCTTTATTTAGCCGAGATGGAATCGCCTATCAAGCTAAAAACAGTGCAGTTTATGCTTACCACACCTGATTACGATTGGGAACGAATCGATTTTTGGGTAAATGAGGGTCCCGCTGTCATTAAAAATAATGGGAAGATTTTCATTACTTTTTCGGCAAGTGCAACCGGAGCCTGCTACTGTATGGGCGTAATGGAAGCTGATGAAAATGCAGATTTACTAGATCGCAACTCTTGGAAAAAATCGAGATATCCGGTACTTGAAACCGATTACGATAAAGAAATATATGGCCCCGGCCACAATAGCTTTACCGTTGCCGAAGATGGCGTAACACCATTGTGTATATACCATGCCCGCGATTACGAGAAAGCCGTAGGTGATCCTACAGTGGTTCCTAAAACCGATACTCGTCCGTTGGAAGAAATAGTGGCTGATCCATTATACGATCCAAACCGTCATGCAAGAGTATTGGAAGTAAAATTTGATACCGACGGAAGACCCGTTTTTGAATTTAACTAA
- a CDS encoding DUF3109 family protein codes for MVQIDDKIVSTDVFTKRFVCNLSVCKGECCVEGESGAPLEEEETAILEEIYPIVKPYLSPKAIEEIEKQGKWVIDMDGDKVTPIINGKECVYTYFDEEGICKCAIDKAHQEGKIDFKKPISCHLYPIRVAKYPDFEALNYHTWPICAPARELGGQLGVPIFRFLKEPIIRKYGEAFYDELVDVEKTLKEQGMI; via the coding sequence ATGGTTCAGATAGATGATAAAATAGTTAGTACTGATGTTTTTACCAAACGCTTTGTTTGTAACTTATCGGTATGTAAAGGTGAGTGCTGTGTTGAAGGAGAGTCGGGTGCTCCGTTAGAAGAGGAAGAAACAGCTATTTTAGAAGAAATCTATCCGATTGTAAAACCTTATTTAAGCCCCAAAGCCATTGAAGAAATTGAAAAACAAGGCAAATGGGTAATTGATATGGATGGCGACAAAGTAACACCTATCATCAATGGTAAGGAATGTGTTTATACTTATTTTGATGAGGAAGGTATTTGCAAATGTGCCATCGATAAAGCTCATCAGGAAGGTAAGATTGATTTTAAAAAACCTATTTCATGTCACCTCTATCCTATCCGTGTTGCCAAATATCCCGATTTCGAAGCATTAAATTATCATACCTGGCCTATTTGTGCTCCTGCTCGCGAGTTGGGAGGTCAGTTAGGTGTGCCCATATTCCGATTCCTAAAAGAACCTATCATCCGCAAATACGGAGAAGCTTTTTACGATGAATTGGTTGATGTAGAAAAGACATTAAAAGAACAGGGGATGATTTAA